tttctttcaaataccTCTTTGCCTTTCGAAGTAGAAAGCTACGGAATGGCGTTAGATGGTCTTTTAAGTAAATGTTAACATCCTtactctttttttccttcttctcatGCCCTCTCTTGTTTGTTGTACCTAGAATTTCTGACCATAGCAGTTTGCCATTGCGCTTCTTCTTAAAAGATTCCATGAGCTTTTCTTTAACATCATGCCTAAGTAACTTGACTATTATTTCCCTTGGAGCCACATTTGGTCCATTGACTGTTTGCCCTTTAAGGCGATGGCTTGCTAAAATACCCTCAGCTTTAACTCCTAGAACTTTCGCTATATTACCAACAATATTTAATAGATTCTCATCTTTACTTTCTGGGATATTtgcaataattatattatttttgaggTTGTACTGATCTCTGCGATCATTAACTAACTTAATATTATCAATTTGTTTACATAGCTGATCCACTTTGTTCCGCAGTTCTGCATTTTCCCTCTTGACATCCTCCATGTCCTTCACCAGGGTAGCAAGGCTTGTATATTTGGATTCTACTGAGGTTAATCTGTTCAGGACGATTCCATATGTGCAGTCAGAGCAAAACCATTTCTCCATCTTTGCCAGTCGGTTGAACTTTT
This region of Vigna radiata var. radiata cultivar VC1973A unplaced genomic scaffold, Vradiata_ver6 scaffold_2203, whole genome shotgun sequence genomic DNA includes:
- the LOC106754491 gene encoding uncharacterized protein LOC106754491; its protein translation is MEKWFCSDCTYGIVLNRLTSVESKYTSLATLVKDMEDVKRENAELRNKVDQLCKQIDNIKLVNDRRDQYNLKNNIIIANIPESKDENLLNIVGNIAKVLGVKAEGILASHRLKGQTVNGPNVAPREIIVKLLRHDVKEKLMESFKKKRNGKLLWSEILGTTNKRGHEKKEKKSKDVNIYLKDHLTPFRSFLLRKAKRYLKEKKLAFAWVKRGSIYARKEEKSAAKHILTESDLDILVKTENAEIQNPEGNEDQSPAKDQ